Below is a genomic region from Spartinivicinus marinus.
TTCGGTCAAGCACTAATTACTTGGTTACGCAATTCAGGGTAGGGATGATATTGACTCGTTGTCAACTCTGCTCGATGACAATCTTCACACCCAATTTGTTTAAATAATTTTTCACCCTGCTTAACTGAATTACCCAACACCTGACGTTTGGGCGGCACCCCCAATAACCGAATGTAAT
It encodes:
- a CDS encoding di-heme oxidoredictase family protein, with amino-acid sequence MQRVAAALHEDMGVTNSLFKGDNGSQELSAESLAILVDYIRLLGVPPKRQVLGNSVKQGEKLFKQIGCEDCHRAELTTSQYHPYPELRNQVISA